A genome region from Bactrocera dorsalis isolate Fly_Bdor unplaced genomic scaffold, ASM2337382v1 BdCtg166, whole genome shotgun sequence includes the following:
- the LOC105225617 gene encoding uncharacterized protein LOC105225617 isoform X2: MLNEGQQVVYQTTSVPAQQQYQQQPTATTTQYIIGDEISQQQQQQTVQHQQQVMYDHHHQQQQHYVHESQQLQQDHHQLAQQTQQQTQLYYTTEQILQPNSLVQQQQQQEMQHQQQQQQQLHVQQQQYQQQQQQQQQIVHQHHSMPTPQQTQQIVYRMQPQQQSQNQQTQMLNNAHVILQQPSGQQVLIQSPQHPEIIMRQSMPQQRIIYNTNRVLYTPQQQQQPQTQTILQQSPQTHQQHPQQQQHIQLQATPTTSPIHTTTRLVQARVGASPQETAQQHQQTPTQQNVVFHPIQATTVQNPQQLKPQIQQQSQMTIQQTPQQHLVASTMSGGVSGGGVMRGAIRNKSPRGGGALGSTHTLIARMPVTTVGRAIRPPLVTPIQSTQNPRATRPRGGAAGGARARGAARGARGGAVIASRNTQAATPVVQPQQQSQQLQAQQQITPSQQIIQNAMNKNITILNQQGQVKHIYRNIGDSQQQQLQLVTGTSQAQQRSTQIVGARFRTPVVSTSGNTNSGNNSNSSGNSSGNYELDLEDSIQAVVVKKDQQKPPGSTSNIANPVGTTLTSYFAKDDDDTRLVRTQNGACITLAEYRKRHPPNPGSAGTTTTTILQMKTPLRASGPPSSNKILPAHSSGNTGIVPVARVAPQPIQSTQQTQQSQTALTTTTSSSAVHRTSHNNYEIHTQHVMQNRNNTQMAEKDRNSAKMLVILVSGEQRLITFTLPRESCTVQDLLEQVGVPFDSSTTIQCVENPGANIDFVVTVGFSVQESASELISRAEQTLQMNRQQDPMGGNNLSTSNTSSGGSNTGNTNVPQGTVGQSAVTTNYGNLASNPAQTPSAVVNESTHKDANNSNAAANTTKNNSSSSSNTTEDVPRKIIQGFLAVCQSCGFSGYDHAKCERCKRVFLEPPKRVPSVKNLGNNASMAVDSTLSKSISNSEFMASDKRRGSDALARSQAKNALNSYGSTGSTTSARGRGGLSATARGRGSRSGRRTAEVEPVILTLSSDEEEDDESSNKVSGSFSTMSNAANSSAFKTPTYEPLSFEHSMPDLDENAIYADFQRDDVTDLSNCTDKLSTALQCKVVRIGTYRYEPKEPVTFTSKGVCLVAPLVNNPNDSFPLHIHKREVVKIIAHFSKVSESMLCFYTLRNCAQYIKNSLQMKDNGTTLDGSAYFSPNGPYQVRKIILQFSSCSDQSRNVIKSIWDFFDEISDVDAQDLLQRAEATDRQISNKTNEAASTTCVTTTQLNPNEIKQLLIYPPGKGGISINTEDYLCLATDQYLNDIIIDFYLKWVHNNVVPEAQRERAFIFSTFFYKRLTTLTRHHHNPDKDVKQTAAQKRHARVQNWTKNVNLFEKDFIIIPINEQSHWFLAIICFPTMKGPVTYDTNIPVEPQQLKKQKGKKVSLQIGNTTITPLSKRDSSTMLAEVCGVGDDDSERDEAEGDESDLASDDSDFDSGASTSAVSATISGGLAASNNNLSNSNTSISGIKSQAIKQPLILIFDSLAGASRSRVVATLRDYLTCEYRAKMSDVTPHVFNKDNMPGHCVKVPQQNNFTDCGLYLLQYVEHFFKDPIRDYRLPIKQLSNWFDTLTVTRKREDISQLLQQLMNERNGPNHQVILPEIPLPTSNGQLVEPPEGFNIEFEEEETGEDAAEEDDDNTDVDGTPNDADGTASSTHTDELVNVKIPTTKTATTTTALVPTQGRKIVVKRRLQQVSSATVGNNNSENLNTTTSVVTGVAGQNIRSGNQAKYRKFE; encoded by the exons ATGCTTAACAATGCACATGTTATATTACAACAACCATCGGGGCAACAGGTATTAATTCAGTCACCACAACATCCAGAAATAATTATGCGTCAATCAATGCCACAGCAACGTATTATATACAATACTAATCGTGTACTGTATACaccgcaacagcaacagcaacctCAAACTCAAACGATTCTGCAGCAGTCTCCACAAACGCATCAGCAACATcctcagcagcagcaacacatACAATTACAAGCAACTCCCACGACAAGTCCAATTCACACAACAACACGTTTAGTTCAGGCGAGAGTTGGTGCTTCGCCACAAGAAACGgcacaacaacatcaacaaacgCCAACGCAACAAAATGTTGTATTTCATCCTATTCAAGCAACTACTGTCCAAAATCCTCAACAGTTGAAACCCCAAATACAACAGCAATCTCAAATGACAATACAGCAAACACCGCAACAACATTTAGTGGCCTCAACCATGAGTGGAGGGGTATCCGGTGGTGGGGTTATGCGTGGTGCTATTCGTAATAAATCACCACGAGGAGGTGGTGCTCTTGGAAGTACTCATACTTTAATCGCACGTATGCCAGTTACTACAGTAGGTCGAGCTATACGACCTCCATTAGTAACACCAATACAGTCAACACAAAATCCCAGAGCAACCAGGCCTAGGGGGGGAGCTGCTGGTGGTGCACGTGCACGTGGAGCGGCTCGTGGAGCACGTGGAGGTGCTGTAATTGCTAGTAGAAACACACAGGCAGCCACACCAGTAgtacaaccacaacaacaatcacaacagTTGCAAGCTCAACAACAAATAACTCCATCTCAACAGATCATCCAAAATGCAATGAACAAAAACATAACAATTTTAAACCAACAAGGGCAAGTAAAGCATATTTACCGAAATATTGGTGATAGTcaacagcaacaattgcaaTTAGTAACGGGTACATCGCAGGCGCAACAGCGTTCAACACAAATAGTTGGAGCACGTTTCCGTACTCCAGTAGTGTCCACCAGTGGGAATACGAATAGTGGTAACAATTCCAACAGTAGTGGTAATAGCAGTGGCAATTATGAATTAGATTTAGAAGATAGCATTCAAGCAGTAGTAGTAAAGAAAGATCAGCAAAAACCGCCGGGATCGACCTCCAACATTGCTAACCCTGTGGGTACTACTCTGACAAGTTACTTTGCCAAAGATGACGATGATACACGCTTAGTGCGGACTCAGAACGGCGCGTGTATCACCTTAGCTGAATATCGCAAAAGACATCCCCCTAATCCCGGCTCAGCTGGTACAACGACAACTACTATTTTGCAAATGAAAACACCATTGCGAGCAAGCGGACCTCCTTCCTCAAACAAAATACTACCAGCGCATTCGTCCGGAAATACTGGAATAGTCCCAGTTGCACGAGTTGCTCCTCAACCAATTCAGTCGACTCAGCAAACGCAACAATCTCAAACAGCGTTGACAACGACAACATCGTCGTCAGCTGTGCATCGCACATCACATAATAACTACGAGATTCATACACAACATGTTATGCAGAATAGGAATAATACGCAAATGGCCGAAAAGGATAGAAACAGTGCCAAAATGTTGGTTATATTAGTGTCAGGTGAACAGCGGCTGATAACCTTCACCTTGCCACGAGAATCATGTACCGTTCAAGATTTACTTGAGCAAGTAGGCGTGCCTTTTGATAGTTCGACCACTATACAATGCGTAGAAAATCCCGGTGCAAATATCGATTTTGTTGTAACGGTCGGTTTTTCGGTTCAGGAATCTGCCAGCGAACTAATATCTCGTGCCGAACAAACTTTGCAAATGAATAGACAACAGGATCCAATGGGTGGCAACAACTTATCAACATCTAATACTTCTTCAGGTGGTAGTAATACAGGAAATACAAATGTGCCGCAAGGAACTGTTGGTCAGTCAGCAGTAACAACAAATTATGGAAATTTGGCAAGTAACCCAGCTCAAACACCCAGCGCAGTTGTTAACGAATCTACACATAAAGATGCAAATAACAGTAATGCCGCAGCAAATACTACTAAAAACAACTCTAGTTCATCCTCTAACACAACGGAGGATGTTCCACGTAAAATTATACAAGGATTTCTTGCTGTATGTCAAAGCTGTGGCTTCAGCGGGTATGATCATGCTAAATGTGAACGATGTAAACGAGTTTTTCTCGAACCGCCAAAGCGAGTTCCTTCTGTCAAGAACCTAGGAAATAACGCTTCAATGGCAGTGGATTCGACTTTGTCAAAGTCGATTTCCAACAGTGAATTTATGGCAAGTGATAAACGACGAGGCAGTGACGCATTAGCACGCTCTCAAGCTAAAAATGCGCTAAATTCCTACGGTAGCACCGGTAGTACTACTTCGGCGCGAGGCCGCGGAGGTCTTAGCGCCACTGCACGCGGACGCGGCTCACGTAGTGGCCGTCGAACAGCCGAAGTAGAACCTGTAATTCTTACACTTAGCAGTGACGAGGAGGAAGACGATGAATCATCAAATAAGGTGTCTGGATCG TTTTCTACAATGTCCAATGCTGCAAATTCTTCAGCCTTTAAAACGCCAACTTACGAACCCTTGAGTTTTGAACACAGCATGCCAGATTTAGATGAAAATGCAATTTACGCAG ATTTTCAACGTGATGATGTGACTGATCTATCTAATTGTACCGATAAGCTAAGTACGGCGTTGCAGTGCAAAGTTGTACGAATAGGAACATACCGCTATGAGCCAAAGGAGCCG GTGACATTCACATCGAAAGGTGTCTGCCTTGTAGCTCCTTTGGTTAATAATCCAAATGATAGTTTCCCTTTGCATATACATAAAAGGGaagttgtaaaaattattgcacATTTCTCGAAAGTTTCGGAATCTATGCTGTGTTTCTACACTTTACGTAATTGTGCCCAGTACATAAAGAACAGTTTACAAATGAAGGACAATGGCACAACGCTTGATGGCT cTGCTTATTTTTCACCCAATGGTCCATACCAAGTTCGTAAAATAATTCTGCAATTTAGTTCATGCTCGGATCAATCACGTAatgtaataaaatcaatttggGATTTCTTCGATGAAATATCTGACGTAGATGCACAAGACCTTTTACAACGTGCAGAAGCAACTGATAgacaaatatcaaataaaactaACGA AGCCGCATCCACAACATGTGTAACCACGACCCAACTAAACCCTaacgaaataaaacaattgcTGATTTATCCACCCGGTAAAGGTGGCATTTCGATCAATACCGAAGACTATCTTTGCCTTGCCACGGACCAGTATTTAAACGATATAATAATcgacttttatttaaaatgggTTCATAATAATGTGGTACCAGAGGCGCAGCGTGAACGTGCATTCATTTTCAGTACATTCTTTTATAAACGCTTAACGACGCTGACACGGCATCATCATAACCCAGATAAAGATGTTAAACAGACTGCAGCGCAAAAACGGCATGCTCGTGTTCAAAATTGGACAAAGAATGTTAATCTATTTGAAAAGGACTTCATCATTATACCAATTAATGAGCAATCGCATTGGTTCCTAGCTATTATATGTTTTCCTACGATGAAAGGTCCTGTAACATATGATACTAATATCCCAGTGGAGcctcaacaattaaaaaaacaaa AAGGGAAAAAGGTCTCGCTGCAAATTGGTAATACGACAATTACACCACTCTCCAAACGGGATAGCAGTACGATGTTAGCAGAAGTGTGTGGAGTAGGTGATGATGACAGCGAACGTGATGAAGCAGAAGGCGACGAAAGTGATTTAGCATCagatgatagcgattttgacagTGGTGCAAGCACTTCGGCTGTATCTGCTACAATAAGTGGAGGGCTGGCGGCATCCAATAATAATTTGTCAAATAGCAATACAAGTATTAGCGGAATTAAATCTCAAGCAATTAAACAAccgttaatattaattttcgatTCTCTGGCGGGAGCTTCTCGTAGTCGTGTTGTTGCCACATTACGAGACTACCTGACCTGTGAATATCGAGCTAAAATGTCAGATGTTACTCCTCACGTATTCAACAAAGATAATATGCCAGGGCATTGCGTGAAAGTGCCACAGCAAAATAACTTCACAGATTGTGGTCTATACCTATTGCAATATgtagaacatttttttaaagatcCAATTAGAGACTACAGACTGCCAATCAAACAGTTGAGTAATTGGTTTGATACATTAACAGTAACGCGCAAGCGCGAAGACATTTCGCAACTATTGCAACAGTTAATGAATGAGAGAAATGGACCAAATCATCAAGTTATTTTGCCGGAAATACCATTGCCCACTTCAAATGGACAGCTTGTCGAACCCCCTGAGGGATTTAATATTGAATTCGAAGAGGAGGAAACTGGTGAAGACGCTGCAGAAGag gaTGATGATAATACGGATGTGGATGGTACACCGAACGATGCGGACGGTACTGCTAGTAGTACACATACGGATGAACTGGTTAATGTTAAAATACCAACTACAAAAacggcgacaacaacaacagccctAGTTCCAACCCAAGGACGAAAAATTGTCGTTAAGAGGCGATTGCAACAAGTGAGCAGCGCAACAGTTGGTAATAATAATAGCGAAAATTTAAACACAACAACGTCGGTTGTAACGGGAGTTGCGGGGCAAAATATACGTAGTGGGAACCAAGCTAAATATCGCAAATTCGAATAA
- the LOC105225616 gene encoding probable serine hydrolase isoform X3, with product MCINPDVEMVSSLGTNVFKMLRRPQFMGTTFIKRYISSAPTTLKDTNYITKHFEEISIPVPWGHLKGKWFGTKNVRPILGLHGWQDNAGTYDTLAPLLPNHLGFLSIDLPGHGHSSWLPMGISYHSIDYVSLLLRVMDYFQWDKISMICHSMSSINGFIFSALFPEKVDMMVGLDGLKPLARTSERIVDNYKSCMNSIILQENRINSSEPPSYDWDELVERLYNGSNKSVERETCKFLLERAVRPSKNNPQKYYFARDSRLKTTYFYSFGEEVPLSLARNINCPYMFIKALQSPYFEPRQHFEKTLEIMKQNPHFEFYEVEGSHHVHLNNPNKIAPMINSFIHKWRSS from the exons AT GTGTATTAATCCAGATGTTGAAATGGTATCGTCGTTAGGTACCAATGTATTTAAAATGCTCCGGAGACCACAATTCATGGGAACTACGTTCATAAAAAGGTACATTTCATCAGCCCCTACAACGCTCAAAGATACAAATTACATCACAAAACAT TTTGAAGAAATTTCTATTCCAGTTCCCTGGGGTCATCTTAAGGGAAAATGGTTTGGAACCAAAAATGTTAGGCCCATACTTGGGTTGCATGGATGGCAGGACAATGCAGGTACATACGACACATTGGCGCCACTGTTACCTAATCATCTTGGATTTCTTTCAATTGATTTACCCGGTCATGGGCATTCCTCTTGGTTGCCTATGGGAATTTCTTATCACTCTATTGATTACGTATCGTTATTGTTGCGAGTAATGGATTACTTTCAATGGGACAAAATCTCAATGATTTGTCATTCTATGAGTTCTATAAATGGATTTATATTTAGCGCCCTTTTCCCTGAAAAGGTTGATATGATGGTTGGATTGGATGGTCTAAAGCCACTAGCACGGACTAGTGAAAGAATAGTagataattataaaagttgtatGAATAGTATAATTTTACAAGAAAACCGTATAAACAGTTCAGAGCCACCTTCTTATGATTGGGATGAATTGGTCGAGCGTTTATATAACGGTTCAAACAAATCTGTTGAAAGGGAAACATGTAAATTTTTGTTAGAGCGAGCAGTTCGACCATCTAAAAATAATCCTCAAAAGTATTACTTTGCACGAGATAGTAGATTAAAAACGACGTATTTTTACAGTTTTGGTGAAGAGGTACCATTAAGTTTGGCACGCAATATAAATTGTCCCTATATGTTCATTAAAGCATTACAATCCCCCTACTTCGAACCACgccaacattttgaaaaaactttgGAGATTATGAAACAAAATCCTCATTTTGAGTTCTATGAAGTAGAAGGATCACATCACGTTCATTTAAATAATCCAAATAAAATTGCGCCAATGATAAATTCCTTCATCCATAAATGGCGTTCgtcttaa
- the LOC105225616 gene encoding probable serine hydrolase isoform X1 → MCLQELKVHLHILMRQLTFQCINPDVEMVSSLGTNVFKMLRRPQFMGTTFIKRYISSAPTTLKDTNYITKHFEEISIPVPWGHLKGKWFGTKNVRPILGLHGWQDNAGTYDTLAPLLPNHLGFLSIDLPGHGHSSWLPMGISYHSIDYVSLLLRVMDYFQWDKISMICHSMSSINGFIFSALFPEKVDMMVGLDGLKPLARTSERIVDNYKSCMNSIILQENRINSSEPPSYDWDELVERLYNGSNKSVERETCKFLLERAVRPSKNNPQKYYFARDSRLKTTYFYSFGEEVPLSLARNINCPYMFIKALQSPYFEPRQHFEKTLEIMKQNPHFEFYEVEGSHHVHLNNPNKIAPMINSFIHKWRSS, encoded by the exons ATGTGCTTACAAGAGCTCAAAGTTCACCTGCATATTTTAATGCGCCAACTAACGTTTCA GTGTATTAATCCAGATGTTGAAATGGTATCGTCGTTAGGTACCAATGTATTTAAAATGCTCCGGAGACCACAATTCATGGGAACTACGTTCATAAAAAGGTACATTTCATCAGCCCCTACAACGCTCAAAGATACAAATTACATCACAAAACAT TTTGAAGAAATTTCTATTCCAGTTCCCTGGGGTCATCTTAAGGGAAAATGGTTTGGAACCAAAAATGTTAGGCCCATACTTGGGTTGCATGGATGGCAGGACAATGCAGGTACATACGACACATTGGCGCCACTGTTACCTAATCATCTTGGATTTCTTTCAATTGATTTACCCGGTCATGGGCATTCCTCTTGGTTGCCTATGGGAATTTCTTATCACTCTATTGATTACGTATCGTTATTGTTGCGAGTAATGGATTACTTTCAATGGGACAAAATCTCAATGATTTGTCATTCTATGAGTTCTATAAATGGATTTATATTTAGCGCCCTTTTCCCTGAAAAGGTTGATATGATGGTTGGATTGGATGGTCTAAAGCCACTAGCACGGACTAGTGAAAGAATAGTagataattataaaagttgtatGAATAGTATAATTTTACAAGAAAACCGTATAAACAGTTCAGAGCCACCTTCTTATGATTGGGATGAATTGGTCGAGCGTTTATATAACGGTTCAAACAAATCTGTTGAAAGGGAAACATGTAAATTTTTGTTAGAGCGAGCAGTTCGACCATCTAAAAATAATCCTCAAAAGTATTACTTTGCACGAGATAGTAGATTAAAAACGACGTATTTTTACAGTTTTGGTGAAGAGGTACCATTAAGTTTGGCACGCAATATAAATTGTCCCTATATGTTCATTAAAGCATTACAATCCCCCTACTTCGAACCACgccaacattttgaaaaaactttgGAGATTATGAAACAAAATCCTCATTTTGAGTTCTATGAAGTAGAAGGATCACATCACGTTCATTTAAATAATCCAAATAAAATTGCGCCAATGATAAATTCCTTCATCCATAAATGGCGTTCgtcttaa
- the LOC105225616 gene encoding probable serine hydrolase isoform X2, translating to MGLCLPFSLCNIYYKDLCINPDVEMVSSLGTNVFKMLRRPQFMGTTFIKRYISSAPTTLKDTNYITKHFEEISIPVPWGHLKGKWFGTKNVRPILGLHGWQDNAGTYDTLAPLLPNHLGFLSIDLPGHGHSSWLPMGISYHSIDYVSLLLRVMDYFQWDKISMICHSMSSINGFIFSALFPEKVDMMVGLDGLKPLARTSERIVDNYKSCMNSIILQENRINSSEPPSYDWDELVERLYNGSNKSVERETCKFLLERAVRPSKNNPQKYYFARDSRLKTTYFYSFGEEVPLSLARNINCPYMFIKALQSPYFEPRQHFEKTLEIMKQNPHFEFYEVEGSHHVHLNNPNKIAPMINSFIHKWRSS from the exons ATGGGACTTTGTTTACCATTTTCCCTTTGCAACATTTACTATAAAGATTT GTGTATTAATCCAGATGTTGAAATGGTATCGTCGTTAGGTACCAATGTATTTAAAATGCTCCGGAGACCACAATTCATGGGAACTACGTTCATAAAAAGGTACATTTCATCAGCCCCTACAACGCTCAAAGATACAAATTACATCACAAAACAT TTTGAAGAAATTTCTATTCCAGTTCCCTGGGGTCATCTTAAGGGAAAATGGTTTGGAACCAAAAATGTTAGGCCCATACTTGGGTTGCATGGATGGCAGGACAATGCAGGTACATACGACACATTGGCGCCACTGTTACCTAATCATCTTGGATTTCTTTCAATTGATTTACCCGGTCATGGGCATTCCTCTTGGTTGCCTATGGGAATTTCTTATCACTCTATTGATTACGTATCGTTATTGTTGCGAGTAATGGATTACTTTCAATGGGACAAAATCTCAATGATTTGTCATTCTATGAGTTCTATAAATGGATTTATATTTAGCGCCCTTTTCCCTGAAAAGGTTGATATGATGGTTGGATTGGATGGTCTAAAGCCACTAGCACGGACTAGTGAAAGAATAGTagataattataaaagttgtatGAATAGTATAATTTTACAAGAAAACCGTATAAACAGTTCAGAGCCACCTTCTTATGATTGGGATGAATTGGTCGAGCGTTTATATAACGGTTCAAACAAATCTGTTGAAAGGGAAACATGTAAATTTTTGTTAGAGCGAGCAGTTCGACCATCTAAAAATAATCCTCAAAAGTATTACTTTGCACGAGATAGTAGATTAAAAACGACGTATTTTTACAGTTTTGGTGAAGAGGTACCATTAAGTTTGGCACGCAATATAAATTGTCCCTATATGTTCATTAAAGCATTACAATCCCCCTACTTCGAACCACgccaacattttgaaaaaactttgGAGATTATGAAACAAAATCCTCATTTTGAGTTCTATGAAGTAGAAGGATCACATCACGTTCATTTAAATAATCCAAATAAAATTGCGCCAATGATAAATTCCTTCATCCATAAATGGCGTTCgtcttaa
- the LOC105225616 gene encoding probable serine hydrolase isoform X4, protein MVSSLGTNVFKMLRRPQFMGTTFIKRYISSAPTTLKDTNYITKHFEEISIPVPWGHLKGKWFGTKNVRPILGLHGWQDNAGTYDTLAPLLPNHLGFLSIDLPGHGHSSWLPMGISYHSIDYVSLLLRVMDYFQWDKISMICHSMSSINGFIFSALFPEKVDMMVGLDGLKPLARTSERIVDNYKSCMNSIILQENRINSSEPPSYDWDELVERLYNGSNKSVERETCKFLLERAVRPSKNNPQKYYFARDSRLKTTYFYSFGEEVPLSLARNINCPYMFIKALQSPYFEPRQHFEKTLEIMKQNPHFEFYEVEGSHHVHLNNPNKIAPMINSFIHKWRSS, encoded by the exons ATGGTATCGTCGTTAGGTACCAATGTATTTAAAATGCTCCGGAGACCACAATTCATGGGAACTACGTTCATAAAAAGGTACATTTCATCAGCCCCTACAACGCTCAAAGATACAAATTACATCACAAAACAT TTTGAAGAAATTTCTATTCCAGTTCCCTGGGGTCATCTTAAGGGAAAATGGTTTGGAACCAAAAATGTTAGGCCCATACTTGGGTTGCATGGATGGCAGGACAATGCAGGTACATACGACACATTGGCGCCACTGTTACCTAATCATCTTGGATTTCTTTCAATTGATTTACCCGGTCATGGGCATTCCTCTTGGTTGCCTATGGGAATTTCTTATCACTCTATTGATTACGTATCGTTATTGTTGCGAGTAATGGATTACTTTCAATGGGACAAAATCTCAATGATTTGTCATTCTATGAGTTCTATAAATGGATTTATATTTAGCGCCCTTTTCCCTGAAAAGGTTGATATGATGGTTGGATTGGATGGTCTAAAGCCACTAGCACGGACTAGTGAAAGAATAGTagataattataaaagttgtatGAATAGTATAATTTTACAAGAAAACCGTATAAACAGTTCAGAGCCACCTTCTTATGATTGGGATGAATTGGTCGAGCGTTTATATAACGGTTCAAACAAATCTGTTGAAAGGGAAACATGTAAATTTTTGTTAGAGCGAGCAGTTCGACCATCTAAAAATAATCCTCAAAAGTATTACTTTGCACGAGATAGTAGATTAAAAACGACGTATTTTTACAGTTTTGGTGAAGAGGTACCATTAAGTTTGGCACGCAATATAAATTGTCCCTATATGTTCATTAAAGCATTACAATCCCCCTACTTCGAACCACgccaacattttgaaaaaactttgGAGATTATGAAACAAAATCCTCATTTTGAGTTCTATGAAGTAGAAGGATCACATCACGTTCATTTAAATAATCCAAATAAAATTGCGCCAATGATAAATTCCTTCATCCATAAATGGCGTTCgtcttaa
- the LOC105225615 gene encoding ceramide phosphoethanolamine synthase, translating to MANVDVDHGHNNNDIKVINTTHDVIPPNAELPCREWQEEDVVKWAEGEGLAHNVINCLVAEHIDGSDLLELTENDIRDFRYHLQYSLTMSDMKKLWVAVRKLQNKNSTLPHNFIQRNTLGLADCFPFNRPYINQQCGTSSCCNLNVCSCHVERNGVGANCYYSDVCSPPVPPTLNGSAEEDNMSPPMSVDGRATNIPPELFKTAISLGYSFLVTWITSFVMVIVHERVPDMKRYPPLPDIFLDNVPHIPWAFHMCEITGTLLFMIWCCVCIFHKYRLVLLRRFFALAGTVFLLRCVTMLITSLSVPGTHLQCNQNDYAVDDTDLSLIEALQLRISRAYTIWSGLGMSIQGVRTCGDYMFSGHTVALTLLNFFITEYTPRNLYFLHTMTWLLNMFGIFFILAAHEHYSIDVFVAFYITSRLFLYYHTLANNQALMSHDSTRTRIWFPMFSYFESSIDGIVPNEFDTIGVLFDCLCQLVLNFKDTCMLSARRIWIEAPQISLKSENIPSLSNVPDSLKLLKKQSNTLTQLQSQTREDVGTSISANASNTLTSSQPVFDVSKKMTHGILNSFRSAAESPITKLSGSSNSIQGDKKHQ from the exons ATGGCGAATGTAGATGTCGATCATGGTCATAATAACAATGACATCAAAGTTATAAATACCACACACGATGTAATCCCGCCTAATGCAGAATTGCCTTGCAGGGAGTGGCAG GAAGAAGATGTTGTGAAATGGGCTGAAGGTGAAGGATTAGCTCACAATGTTATAAACTGCTTGGTAGCGGAACATATTGATGGGAGTGACCTCTTAGAATTAACAGAAAATGACATTCGAGACTTTCGTTATCATCTTCAATACAGCCTTACTATGAGTGATATGAAAAAGCTTTGGGTTGCCGTTcgaaaacttcaaaataaaaattctacattgcctcataattttatacaaaggaACACATTAGGATTGGCTGATTGTTTTCCATTTAATCGTCCGTATATAAATCAACAATGCGGTACATCTTCCTGTTGCAATTTAAATGTTTGCAGTTGCCATGTTGAACGCAACGGTGTTGGTGCAAATTGTTATTATTCAGATGTATGTTCTCCACCGGTTCCTCCAACTTTAAATGGCAGTGCTGAAGAGGATAACATGTCTCCGCCCATGTCAGTCGATGGCCGCGCGACTAATATACCTCCAGAGTTATTCAAAACAGCTATTAGTTTAG GTTACTCATTTCTTGTCACATGGATAACATCCTTTGTCATGGTCATAGTTCACGAGCGTGTACCTGATATGAAGCGTTATCCGCCATTACCGGATATATTTCTCGACAATGTACCACACATACCATGGGCATTCCATATGTGTGAGATAACGGGCACATTATTGTTTATGATTTGGTGCTGTGTTTGCATCTTCCACAAATATCGCCTTGTTCTTTTACGACGTTTCTTTGCACTTGCTGGAACAGTATTCTTACTACGATGCGTCACAATGTTGATAACATCGTTAAGTGTACCAGGCACACATTTGCAATGTAATCAAAATGATTACGCAGTTGACGATACTGA tCTCTCTTTAATTGAAGCTTTGCAGCTACGTATTTCACGTGCCTATACGATTTGGAGTGGACTTGGTATGTCTATTCAAGGTGTTCGTACGTGTGGCGACTACATGTTTAGTGGACACACAGTGGCCCTAACTCttttgaatttcttcattaCAGAAT ATACACCTCGGAACttgtattttttacatactATGACCTGGCTTTTAAATATGTTCGGTATATTTTTCATTCTTGCTGCACACGAGCACTATTCAATAGATGTGTTTGTCGCTTTTTACATTACATCTCGCCTTTTTCTTTACTATCACACACTAGCCAATAATCag GCGCTGATGTCGCACGATTCAACACGAACACGCATCTGGTTTCCGATGTTCAGTTACTTTGAGAGTTCTATTGATGGAATTGTTCCTAATGAATTTGACACCATTGGAGTTCTCTTTGATTGCCTCTGCCAActtgttttgaattttaaagaCACTTGTATGTTATCAGCTCGTCGCATTTGGATCGAAGCTCCGCAAATATCATTGAAAAGCGAAAATATACCATCACTTTCCAATGTACCAGATTcattaaaacttttaaagaaacAGTCCAACACACTAACTCAGTTACAATCGCAAACACGAGAGGACGTCGGAACATCGATATCGGCCAATGCCTCCAACACACTAACTTCATCACAGCCTGTTTTTGACGTAAGCAAAAAAATGACACATGGAATTTTGAACTCATTTAGATCAGCTGCTGAAAGTCCTATAACGAAATTATCAGGATCGAGCAATAGCATTCAGGGGGACAAGAAACATCAGTAA